Sequence from the Sphingomonas koreensis genome:
GAACGATCGTCCCGGCGAGCGCGTCGGTGACGATCGGCTCGAGCCCGCGCCCGACCTCGATCCTCGGCCCGCGCTGGCCCTTGGGGTTGTTGGGCGCGATCATCAGGATCACGCCATTGTCGGCGTCCTTCAGCCCGACGCCCCAGGCACGGCCGAGCTGATAGCCATAGTCGGACAAGGGATAGCCCTGCGCATCCCCGATCGTGACGACGACGAGCTGACGCTTGGTATCGCGTTGCAGCGCCTCGAGCTTCTGCGTCAGCGACGCCTCGACATCAGGCGGCAAGACGTTGGCGTCGTCCACCACCAGACCGGTGAACTTCGGAAAGGTCTGCGCCTGCACCGCGGTGCCGGAAAGCACCGCGAGCGCAAGCGCAAGGAGGAGGCGGATCATGCCGCTACCCGTTCAGACGGCGATCAGTTGCCGTTGCCGAAATTCACCGTCGGCGCGGTCTCCGCGCCCGGCGTGGTCGCCTGGAACGGGGTCATCGGCTTGGCGCCGTAGAAGATCTTGGCGCCGATCGCGTCGGGGAAGGTGCGGATGGTGGTGTTATAGCTCCGCACCGCCTCGTTATAGTCGCGGCGCGCGATGCCGATCCGGTTCTCCGTACCCTCCAGCTGGGTCATCAGCGTCGCATAATTGCCCTGGCTCTTGAGCTCGGGATAGGCCTCCTGCAGCCGCTGCAGCGTCATCGTCACGGCGTTCTGCGCGCGGTCGAACGCCTGCACCTTGGCCGGATCGGTCAGGTCGGCGTCGCTGACGCGCACCTGGGTCGCCGCGGCGCGGGCCTGGGTCACCTCGACCAGGATCGACTTCTCCTGCGCGCCCGCGGCGCGAACCGTCGAGACGAGGTTGGGGATCAGGTCGGCGCGGCGCTGATACTGGTTCTGCACCTCGGCCCATTTCGCCTTGGCCGCTTCCTCGGCGGTCGGAACGCTGTTGAGCCCACA
This genomic interval carries:
- a CDS encoding LemA family protein: MKLRLVAAMAAAAMLSACGLNSVPTAEEAAKAKWAEVQNQYQRRADLIPNLVSTVRAAGAQEKSILVEVTQARAAATQVRVSDADLTDPAKVQAFDRAQNAVTMTLQRLQEAYPELKSQGNYATLMTQLEGTENRIGIARRDYNEAVRSYNTTIRTFPDAIGAKIFYGAKPMTPFQATTPGAETAPTVNFGNGN